The Microbacterium sp. zg-Y1090 sequence CCCGGCCCTCCGCCGCCGGTGACGGCTATGACGCGGGGGCGTCGTCGGGGTCGAACCTCGGCCCCGAGAACGACGACCTCATCGCGGCGATCGCGGAGCGCCGGGACCAGGTGGCGGCGTTCAATGGCGTGGCCCCCGACGACGTCCCGGCCGACGCGGTGACCGCGTCGTCGTCGGGCCTGGATCCCCACATCAGCCCGGCGTACGCCGAGATCCAGATCGAACGGGTGGCCGCGGAGCGCGGCATCCCCGTCGCCGAACTCAGGGCGCTGGTGGGGGAGCACACAGACGGGCCGCAACTCGGGTACCTCGGTGACGCCACGGTGAACGTGCTGGAGCTTAACGTTGCCCTTGACCAACGATGACGACGAGCGAGAAGGACGACCATGACCAGACGGGGGCGGCTGCGGGTGCTGCTGGGCGCCGCCCCGGGCGTGGGCAAGACGGTCACGATGCTCGAGGAGGGCCGGCGCCTCCGGGACGAGGGGCGCGACGTCGTCATCGGCATCGTCGAGACCCACGGGCGCGCCGCGACGGCGGCGATGACCGAGGGGATGCCGGCGGTGCCCCGCGCCCGCGTCATTCACCGCGGCGTCGCCCTCGAGGAGATGGATCTGGATGCGGTGCTGCAGCGGATGCCGCAGGTCGCCCTTGTCGATGAGCTCGCCCACACCAACGCCCCCGGCTCCCGCAACGCCAAGCGCTGGCAGGACGTCGAAGAGCTGCTGGCTCGGGGGATCGACGTCATCTCCACGCTGAACATCCAGCACATCGAGTCGCTCAACGACGTGGTCGAGCAGATCACGGGCGTGCCGCAGCGCGAGACGATCCCCGACAGCTTTCTGCGCAGCGCCGACCAGATCGAGGTCGTCGACCTCGCCCCGCAGGCGCTGCGCGATCGGCTCGCCGTCGGCGCGGTGTACCCCGCCGAGCGCATCGACGCCGCGCTGTCGAACTACTTCCGCCTCGGCAACCTCACCGCGCTCCGGGAACTCGCCCTGCTCTGGCTGGCCGACGAGGTCGACCAGGCGCTGCAGGGCTACCGGCAGGCGCACGGCATCGACAGCCGGTGGGAGGCCCGGGAGCGGGTGGTCGTCGCGCTCACCGGCGGGCCGGAGGGCGAGACGCTGCTGCGGCGGGGTGCCCGCATCGCAGCCCGCTCGGCAGGTGGCGAACTGCTCGCCGTGCACGTGACCAGCCAGGACGGTCTGCGTTCAGGCAGCCCTGCCGCGCTCGCCGCCCAGCGCGCCCTCGTCGAGAAGCTCAACGGCACGTATCACCAGGTGGTGGGGGAGGATGTCCCGACCGCGCTGGTCGAGTTCGCCCGCTCGGTCAACGCCACCCAGCTGGTGCTCGGCGCGAGCAGGCGCGGTCGGCTCGCCGCTCTGCTCACCGGTCCCGGCATCGGCGCGACGGTGGTGCGGGAATCCGGCGACATCGACGTGCACATGGTCAACCACGCCGCCGCGGGTCGCAGTCCCGCGCTGCCGCCGCTGACCGGCGCGCTCACCGCGAAGCGTCGCCTCCTCGGCTTCGTGGTGGCGCTCGTGGCCGGGCCGCTGCTCAGCGCCCTGCTGTCGCTCTTCCGCAGCGTCGACTCGATCACCACCGACGTGCTGAGCTTCCAGCTGCTGGTGGTGGTCGTCGCACTGGTGGGCGGACTGTGGCCTGCCCTGTTCGCGGCGGTGCTCTCGGGAATCACCCTCGACTTCCTCTTCATCGAGCCGCTGTACACGGTGCACATCCACGAGCCGCACCATCTGCTCGCCCTCGTGCTCTACGTCGTCATCGCGAGCCTTGTGAGCTTCATCGTCGACCGGGCCGCCCGGTACACCCGGGCCGCGCGACGCTCGGCCGCCGAATCCGAGCTCATCCAGACCATTGCCGGCAGCGTGCTACGCGGCGAGAACGCGATCCAGGCGCTCGTCGACCGCATCCGCGAGGCGTTCCAGCTGCCCGGTGTGCGTCTCGTCGTCGACGGCGAGGTCGTGGCGCGGGCGGGGGAGCCGCTGCCCGACGGGCGGTTCACCGGCATCCCCCTCTCCGACGACGCGATGCTCGAATTGCACGGCGCCGACCTCGCGGCATCCGAGCGGCGTCTGCTCGCCGTCGTCACCGCGCAGCTGAGCGCAGCGCTGCAGACCGAGCGCCTGGAGAAGACCGCGCAGCAGATCGAGCCGATCGCGGCATCCGATCGGGTGCGCGGGGCCCTGTTGTCGGCGCTCAGCCACGATCTGCGCCGTCCGCTCGCGGCGGCGTCGGCTGCCGTCGGAGGCCTGCGGGCGGCGGGTCCGGAGCTCGCCGCCGACGACCGGCAGGAGCTGCTCGACACGGCCGACGAGAGCCTCACCGCCCTCGGCACGCTGCTGACCGACCTGCTCGACGTCAGCCGACTGCAGACCGGCGTGCTCACCATCGCCGACCTCGCCACCGACCCGGCCGAGGCGATCGCGCCCGCGCTCGACGAGCTGCAACTCGGCCCCGCCGACGTCACGCTGGCGCTGCAGCACGGCGACGCCGTCGCCCACGCCGACCCGGTGCTGCTGCAGCGGGTGCTCGTGAACCTGCTGGCCAACGCGCACCGCTACGCGCCCGCGGGCGTGCCGGTGCACGTCAGCACCAGTACCTTCGGTGACAGGCTCGAGATCCGCATCGTCGATCGCGGGCCCGGCGTGCCGGCCGAGAAGAAGGACGACATCTTCGTGCCGTTCCAGCGTCTGGGTGACACCGACAACTCCAGCGGGCTGGGGCTCGGTCTTGCGCTCTCGCGCGGGTTCGTCGAGGCGATGCGCGGCACGCTGACCTCGGAGGACACCCCCGGCGGCGGACTGACGATGGTGATCTCGCTGCGCGCGGCGAGCGAAGCGAATGCCGCGGCGAACGTCGCCGCCCACGAGAGGGAGCGCACGTGAGGATCCTCATCGCCGACGACGACCCGCAGATCCTGCGGGCGCTGCGCATCACGCTCACCGCGAAGGGGTACGACGTCACGACCGCCCTCGACGGCAGGCAGGCCATCGCCGCCGCCGTCGACCACCGGCCGGACATCCTGATCCTCGATCTCGGGATGCCGCAGCTCGACGGCATCGAGGTGATCCACGCCGTGCGGGGGTGGTCGGCCGCGCCGATCCTCGTCGTCTCGGGGCGCGCGGGCGCCGCCGACAAGGTCGAAGCGCTGGATGCCGGTGCCGACGACTACATCACCAAGCCCTTCGCCGTGGAGGAGTTGCTCGCCCGCATCCGCGCGCTCACGCGCCGGGTGCCGCACGACGACGCGTCACCCGTGGTGCGCCTGGGCGACGTGACGATCGACCTCGCCGCGCACAGCGTGGTGCGCACCACGCCCGACGGAGACCGGCAGATCCGGCTGACGCCCACGGAGTGGCAGTTCATCGAGATCCTCATCCGCAACGCCGGCAAGCTCGTGACGCGGCAGACGGTGCTGCGCACGATCTGGGGCACCGACCACGCCGAAGACACCGGCTACCTGCGGTTGTACGTCTCGCAGCTGCGCAAGAAGCTGGAGCCCGACCCGAGCGCGCCGCGGTACCTGCTCACCGAGCCGGGCATGGGGTACCGCCTCGACGGGGTGGGGTAGCGCCGCAGCCCGGCTCAGGCCGCGGGATCCTGCAGCCCCGCGTCGCGCCCGTGCGCGTCTTCGAACGCGCCGAGCTCTCGCCGGTAGGTGACGATGTTGAAGATGCCCAGCGGCACCAGAAGGAGGGGAGTCACTGCCGACAGCCAGCCGCCGATGCTCTGCGGGTCGCCGATCAGAACGGCAAGGCTCACCGCGGCCATGATGCCGCCGAGCACGCAGAACAAGACACCGGTCCTGCGTTTGGCGTCGATCTGAAGGCGCTGCTCGTGGAGGCTCACCCCACGAGTCTGGCACGAGACGGCGCTGGGCCATCCGGTTCGTACGGCGCCCACGCCGGCTCCCGCAGGGCGGGGCAGTGCTCCGGCGTCGGGTCGTTCGCGATCGTGATGAGGCGATCGAGAGCGTCGCGGGCCGCGGCGAGTTCCACCATGGCGGTGGTGATGCGCTCGCGCTCCTGCGCCATCAGCTCGAACACGTCGGGCGACGCCTGTCCTGCCTCGATGCAGGGCATGAGCCGCAGGATGGTGCGGCTCGGCAGCCCCGCGGTGAACAGCTGCTGGATCAGCCGGACGCGCTCGACGGCTGACGCAGGGTAGATCCGCTGGCCGCTGTCGGTGCGCTCGGAGGAGAGCAGCCCCTGCTCCTCGTAGTACCGCAGTGCCCGCGCGCTGACCCCGGCCTGACGCGCGACTTCTCCGATGCGCACCGGCATCCTCCGCTCCTGTTGCACCCGCGTGAACGCGGACTTGACGTTGACGTTGACGTCAGGTCTTAGCGTAGCCGTCGGCGAGCCGAACCCGGCCGTCACCGCAGAAGCAGACGGAAGAAAACACGCAATGAACGTCACACAGCAGATCGCCCTCGTCTCCGGAGCGAACCGCGGCATCGGTCGGCAGTTCGTCCTCGAACTTCTGGAGCGCGGCGTCGGCAAGGTCTATGCCACGGCCCGCCGACCCGAGACCCTCGACTTCGACGACGCGCGAGTGGTGCCCCTGCACCTCGATCTCCTGGACCACGCGTCCGTCATCGCCGCCGCGGAAGCCGCGCCGGACGTGACGCTGCTGATCAACAGCGCCGGAATCTCCAGCGGCGCACAGCTCGTCACGAGTGATCTCGCCGAGATCCGCCGCGAGATGGACACCCACTTCTGGGGCACGCTCGACGTGATCCGCGCGTTCAGTCCTGTGCTCGCTACCAACGGCGGGGGAGCGATCGTGAACGTGCTGTCGGCACTGTCGTGGTTCGCAAGCCCCGGTGCTGGCGCATACGCGGCGGCGAAGGCCGCGGAGTGGAACATGACCAACGGCGTGCGTCTCGAGCTCGCCTCGCAGGGCACCCTCGTGCAGGGCGTGCTGCTCGGCGCGGCGGACACCGACATGATGGACGGCTACGACGGCCCCAAGATCGATGCGCGTGAGGTGCCGCGCGCCGCGTTCGACGGCCTGGCCCGTGGGGAGATCGAGGTGATCGTCGATGACTGGACCGCGATGGTGAAGGCATCGGCGTCGGGCGACCCGGCCCCGTTCTACGAGAAGATCACCGCGCTGCTCGGCTGATAGGGCTGCTGCGGCGATCGGGACCGGTGGCTCCGCGCGAGCGGAGGTTGCCGGTCCCGGCCGCCGCGACCAGTCCGGCCGCCGCGACCAGTCCGGCCGCCGCGACCAGTCCGGCCGCCGCGACCAGTCCGGCCGCCGCGACCAGTCCGGCCGCGACGAGGGATGCCACGATGCCGGGCTGCGGAATCGTGCCGACGACGATCAGCCCCAGCGCGGCCCACAGCGCTATGGGCGACCAGCCGCTCTGCGTCGTGGCGTCGACAGCGCCGAGCACCAGCCCGAGTGCGCACGGACGATCCTCATCGTGTGGCGACAGTAGTGCGGCACGACGCTGGGCCTATGGATGGAATACAGATTGGATACGCCAGGGTCTCGACCACGGATCAGGACCTCACCGCTCAACGCGACGCACTGCTGCGTTTGGGCGTCCACGACACGCACATCTACGTCGACCACGGCATGACCGGCGCGAATCGCGCCCGACCGGGATTACGGGAGGCGCTTGCCGCGGTGCGAAGCGGTGACACTCTCGTCGTGACGAAACTCGACCGGCTCGCCCGGTCGCTGAGAGATGCGCGCGAGATCGCGGATGAGCTGACGTCGAAAGACGTCGCACTCAGCCTCGGCGGGAACCGGTACGATCCCACCGATCCCGTTGGTCGACTGCTGTTCAACGTGCTCGCCATGGTGGCGGAGTTCGAGCGCGACCTGATCAGCATGCGCACCCGGGAGGGGATGGCGGTGGCGCGCGCGAAAGGGAGGCTGAAGGGAAAACAGCCGAAGCTGTCGAAGACGCAGCGGGCCCTGCTGTTCGAGGTGCACGATCGAGGCGACTACACCCAGAGCGAGATCGCGGAACTGTTCAGCGTCTCGCGCGCCACCGTTTACCGCGAGCTTCAACATCGCCGTGAGAAGTTCCTCGCATCCTGCGAAGCACACATCTTCTAGCGCCCTTGGAGCCGCGTCGCTCAATTCGGGCGTCCGACCCGACACGGCCGCGGCCCGCTGGGATCGCTTTCCGGGCTACGCCCGGGGCACCGCTGCAGACATCCGCTAGCTCGCTGGGCCCGCCAACGGCCGCGCTACAGCAGCGGGAAGCCGGCGGGGACGGCTTGCATGTGCATGCCCTGTCGGCGCGAAGCGGGTCGGCTTGAAGTGGTGCAAGGATCGTGCCATGAAAGGATTTCGTAGCGGTGAGCAGCGCATTCGGATCGCTAGCGAGGCTTTTGACGTCATCGAGTCCGAAGTTCGGCCGCTCCTTGCCGGAGGAAGTCGGTTGTGGTCGAAGGGATCCGGAGGCTACCCGACTCGCCTCCGACAGATGCTCAGCGGGCTTGACGATGCCCACGATGTGACGTTCGCCACGAATGCTGCGATGCAGTCGCCGCGGCGCCAGCGCGTTGTGGAGCATGTCATCCCGATGAAGCGGATCGTCATCGAGATTGTCGACCCAAGGCAAGCGGATCCTCGTTCGAACACCCGCAATGACCCGATCGCAGGTGGCCCGGCGACGTCGCCGGAACACTTGATCTTGATCTACGACCGGCTTCTGCAGAAGTGTTGGGTTACTCGTGAGGAGCACGATCGTCTGAATCGTGCCGGTGCCAGTCTTCAGTGGGACGCACCAGATGGTGACGGGTGGGCCCGCTATCGACGCGCGGAGGTTGTCGCCTATCGCCTCCCGCAGGGCGATCACGCCGTCCGCGATTGACCACCGTCATGCCGGATCCCTATCCGTGCGAAGCACGTTGATGGGGCGGTACCGTGCAGTCGAAACCCGTCGGAGACGTCGAACTCCCGCGACTGCAGAGCATCGCTGGGCTTTCCTGAGATGGTGATGGCTGCGAGGCCGATCTGCTGGCGCGGTCAGCCCTCGATGCCCGGGGGCGGCTCGCCGGTTACGCCGTCGATCACATGGCGATTGCCGAGGTCCCGGTCCAGCGCGATCTGAAGGCTGTCCTGGCACGCGTCGCCGGGTGAGCGCAGCGTGGAAGTGACGGTGATGATCGCCGTTTCGTCGTCCTCTTCAACCGTCGCGACGGGATTTCCGTGACACGTGCCGATCACGACAGACTGCACATCGCCGCCGTTCGACCATCCGATGATCGGCTGTGGTCCACGCTTTTCGCTCGGCTCGGCAGATTCGCATCCGGTCACGAGCGCGAGCAGAGCAACGTTCGCCAGGACTATCCCGGCTCGACTCAAGGAGTTCGCCCGCAGCGCCACGCGAAACACAATGCCACATCAGCGCCACAGGGAGAGCGACTGATGACCGCGCTTGCTGGCGCCACCGGTGCCGCATCGATCCACAATCGGGCACTGCGCGAAGCAGGAACGAGGCGTACAGGCCAGGAGTAGCGCGATTGACGCTACCTTGCGTGCGACGACTGGGCGGCTAACTGCTAATTGGGGATGCCGTTGATCGTGATGCGGCGGACGGGCTCGGTCGACATGGTCTGGGCGTAGGGGCTGGCCGCGCTCGACTCGAGGCGGCACGGGCTCAACCGGAACTGACCCCGCGCCGCCGCTGCCTGACCCTACGCGACGGCGGGAACTGCGCGCTCGAACCTATCGAGGATCTTCTCGAGCCGCTTGAGAGCATGCTCGCCCTTTCGCTGCGCAGCGAACTCGATGACGATCGCACGGTCGTACTCACCGAGTTCGGCGAGGTCCTTGAGGTGCTTCGTGGTCATCATCTCTGCGATGGAGTCGTGCCAGCCGTTGTAGCCCTCCCAAACCACACCGTCGAGCGCCTTCGTACCGGCCTCGGAGAGTCTTGCGGACATCACCTTCCGCGTCAGCACGTTGTAGGCGCCGACCAATCGGGCCCAGGCCTCGAACCGCTCGGACGGATCCTCGACCATGATGACGATGCTCTTCGAGAGCCGGTGCACTTTGGCCATGACCTTCTGCGTCGGCACGAAGGCCAAGACCACGCCACCGTCCGCGACGGTGCCGGTACGTTCCGTGACGATCGGCAGCTTGGCGAGCTCCGCGTGATACTCCGCGTTCGACTTCTGAGGACAGACGACGGTGAGCCGTGCGCGGAAGTGATCCTTCACGTAGCGCGCGAGGGCCTTGCCGAGGGCGAAGCTGTCGAACTGGTCTGTCCACGGGACGTAGAGGTACTGGTGCTTGACGTACTCGGGATCGCTCTCGCTCATCGCCGACGTCACCGAATCCTTCCGGGCTTCATCTCGATGCGGGTGCCGTCGCTAATGAGCTGCGCCCATTCGCTCAGCTCGGGATCGGTGACCTTGCCGTCGTAGCGCGCGAACAGGCGCTGCAGTGCGGGCTTGATCTCCGCGACCGGATGCCCGGTGTACTGCTGGCGCAGGCGGTCGAGGTCACGCGTCTGCTCACGCGCGACGCGGTCGACTCCCGCCTGGATTTCACGCCGCAGTGCGGCCTGGTCGATCTTCACGTTGATCTTCATTGTGCTGGAACTGCCTTCTCGCCCGTTCGGGTCTATACCTGCGGAGCAGGAGCACTCTGGCGGATGCCGTCAGGCTGGCGAGGAGGGAAGGCCGGCCGATTTCGGGTCGATCGGCCTCCCCCGCTCACTAGCCCTTGCCGAGCGTCGAGCCAGCCTTCGACTTGGCCGGCTTGCTCGACGAGTTGGACGCGAGCGTCCGTCCCGCCTTGCTCAGCGAGGCCTTCGAGGGCTTTCCAGACGACCGCGACGACGACTTCGCCATGGTGCGCTCCTTCCGCAGTGGAGGACGCAGATACACCCGAGCGGACAACGTGTCCAACTCGCGTAGAGGCCATTGAGCCTCTAGAGTCGAGAGGTCCTACCAAGACACCTCGAGCCCTGATCTGCTGCAGGAGAGCCCTTCGCTCCCTCTCGGCAGATCGGGGCTCGCTTGCATTCGGAGTCTAGACGACACCACCGACATCGCGCACGCTATACGCCCGCCTGAGCGCTCGAAAGCTGAGTTATACACAAAGGGCCCCCCTGATTGCGTTTAAACGCGTCACAGGCGCGTACAGGCGCGATTCCGGGCCATTTCCTGCGTGAGATAGACAACCCGAACTACAACCGTGTCATTATCCACAGGCGAAGGCGTTGTCAAGATTTAGTTATCCACAGGCAGATTCCTGTGGTCGGTGATGTCCTCGAAGTAGCCCTCGAGGTCGTCGGTGACAATCTCGGCTCCGATGCGCGTGATTAGTTGCTACGAGAAGCTCGCAACGTACCGCCGACGGCGCTCTTTCCTCTCGGCGCCGCCAGCCAATGCTCGCTATGCCCTCGTGCGATGCAAATGCAGGCGAGGTTTTTCCGAGAGATGTCGGCGGGCGAGTCCAGAATGGGTTCGATGACATCGAAGGGATCCGGATGCACCTCCATCTGCGCGCAGAGAACGTCAACCTGAGCGAGAGCCACGCCAAGGCCCTCGACGACGAGTTCTTTCTCTCGCAGCCCGCCGCCTACTTTTCCTCGCGGATCGCATCGCTCCTAGCCGCAGAGCGCAGCTCCGCGGCTCCGACACCTGCCGATGCACCGGAGTTCTTTGCCGCACTCGGACTGACGAAGACCGACACGCTGCTGTCATTCGAGGACCAAGACAGGAAGCTGCAGGTAGCGGTCGAGGCGCTTAGCCTGCGCCACCACGCCGCCGAGGCACTGCTGCGGTTCATGTACGCCGTAGCGGCGGCGAAGCCGAAGGCCGGCGATGCCCCGAGCACCTGGCTTGGTATCGCGGATAGCCCTACCGCCCTCATCGACTTGGTGCAGAAGACCATGGCCGCAGTGAACAGCGACGAGGAGCTGTTCCTGCGCTGCCTGTTCACCCCCGGCACACGCGTTGACGAGAATGCAGCCGCGGCAGCAGAAACCGCCGTGGCCTGGGTGAACCACGCAAGCTCCCTGCTCACCGGCGACGAGCTGTCGGTCAACGCTGCGCATAACAAGGTCAAGCACGGGCTTGCGGTGAGCGCTCGAGGAGACGTGCGCGTGGAGTTCATCACGACGCCGCCGGATGACCTCGGCCAGATTCCACTCAGCGCGTTCGGCGAAGGCAAGTCGCTACCCATCTTCGATCGGCCCATGCTCACCTACCTCAGCCGCCCTCACGTGAAGCCGAAGCAAGGTGTGGAGGCGGTCTCGCTGCGGGTGGATGTGCCGGTCGTGCTCGCCGAAGCCTGGATGATCGCGAACGTGTATGCCGCGATGTTCCACGCCCGCGCCCGCCGCCACTTCGGCGAGGTAATGCCGGACGGAGTGGCTCAATACCCCACACTCGTCATTGGGCGGCTCCCCGAGCACGTGATTGGTGGGCGCCCGCTTGGCTACCGGTCGGCCGTGACGCTCCCGCCCGATGGCACCACGGCGCCCCGCGAGTCCGGCCTGTTCTTCCACGGCAGCTTCATCCCGATGGACGTCGACTACGGCAGCAAGATCGAAGGCGTGGTCGTCGACGGATAGACACCAATCCGTGTTCAGCCTGGGGCCTCCGTTCGCGTAGAGCTTGGGCTGCGCGAATGCCGGTCCTTCGGCGGGCGTCAGGCTCAATGCGCCTGACATCCGCGCCCATGTGCGGACAGGGGTGCGAATGGCCGGCACGATGACATGCGCGCGAGCGGGTCCCCGATCGCGCGATCTGATGCCGTGGGCGGTCGTCGGCCACTTCGTATTTGTCCCGTTCAGAAAGTGACTGGCGAGTTGCCGGTTCGCCCTCAACTGCGCGTCGCACGGTCAACTGGGCAATTGTCCATGGCGCCCGTCGCGCGGGGCCTCCTGGTCGGGTCGAACGGGAGAGGTGCTAGTGCTAGCTCGCAGCCGCCACCGTGCACCCGCCGGTCAGACCGCGGGATACCAGCTCAGCCGCGGTGTCGAGAAGGCGGTTGTTCGCCTGGGTTTCGGCGATTGTGGCGCGCAGACCCTCGCCGGCGAAGCCCCGTACCGACAGTCCGTGAGCCTCGAAGACCTCAAGAGCGGCGGTCGTGTCGTCGCCGAGGGGGAACCACAGGAAGTTTGTCTCGGTCTCCGGCAGCTGCCAGCCCTGAGCCGAGAGTGCAGCGACGATGCGCTCCCGCTCGCCGATGAGCGCATCGACACGCACCTGCAGCTCGTCCTCCGCCTCGAGCGAGGCAAGCGCGGCGATCTGCGCGGGGGTTGTCACACCGAAGGGGATTGCCATCTTGCGCATCGCTGCGACGAGTAGGGCGGGCGCGATGGCGTAGCCGACGCGCATGCCGGCGAGGCCGTAGGCCTTGGAGAAGGTGTGGGCGACCACGACGTTCGGGTGCGCGCGGAACGCGGCGATGCCGACTGCCGTGTCCGGGCGGCGGTTGAAGTGCACGTAGGCCTCGTCGAGGAGCACCGTAACGTGCGCGGGGACGGCGTCGAGGAACGCGGTCAGCTCTTCGGCGCCGACGGTCGTGCCGGTCGGGTTGTTCGGGTTACACACCATGATCAGGCTCGTGCGCTCGGTGACGGCGGTGAGCATGGCGTCCAGGTCGTGTCCGTGGTCCGCGTTCAGGGGCACTTCCACAGGTACGGCGCCGGCGGTGCGGACGAGCATGGGGTACGCCTCGAATGACCGCCATGCGAACACGACCTCATTGCCGGGCGCCGAGGTTGCGCGGATGAGCTGCGAGACCACCTCGACCGATCCGGCACCGAAGACGATGTTCTCGGGGGCGACGTCGAACCGCGCCGCGACGCGGGCTGTGAGGGCCGTTGCTGCGAACTCGGGGTAGCGGTTCATTCCGGTCAGCGTGGCAGCGACCGCGTCGACGACCGCGGGCAGCGGCGGGTACGGGTTCTCGTTGGAGGAGATCTTGAAGCTCTCCTCCCCCTCCAGAACGGACGCCGGTCGGCCCTGCTTGTAGGCGGGAACGTCATCCAGTCCCTTGCGCATGCGTAGTGCTCCGCTCATCCGGGGCTCTCTCCTCTTCTGCGCATTTGACGCGCGGTAACGACCAATTGATAATAACCATTGTTGCGAATTGCGGGAACGCATGCTGCATAGGAGGAGAAGCGATGGGGCCTGCAAGCACCGACGAGAGCATCGATCTGATCGTGCGCGACATGCGCTGGGAGGCGGATGACGTCCTCCGCCTGGGACTGGAGCGCCTCGACGGATCGTCCCTCCCGTCATGGGAGGCGGGCGCCCACATCGACCTCGTCCTCCCCGTGGGCGTCGAGCGTCAGTACTCACTCTCCTCTGACCCGTCGGACTCCTCGCGGTGGGAGGTTGCTGTTCTCCGGGAGGCTGTCAGCCGCGGCGGATCCCGCTTTATCCACTCAGAGCTGCGACCTGGCGCACGCGTCCAGGCCCGCGGGCCCGTAAACACGTTCCCGCTGACGGATGCCCAGGAGTACCTCTTCGTCGCCGGCGGGATCGGCATCACTGCCCTGCTGCCGATGATCGAGGCGGTCGCCCGGGCCGGCAAGCCCTTCCGCGTCGCCTACCTCGGGCGGCAGCGCGCGCGGATGGCCTACCTCGCGGACCCGCTTCTGCAGGGGCCACGTGTGACCGTCGTCGCCGCCGACGAGCACGAGCGCCTCGACCTGGACGCGTGGCTCGCGGCCCCCGCATCCGGTACCACCGTGTACGCCTGCGGCCCGGCGCGCCTGCTCGACACGCTCGAAGCGGCCAGCGCCAAGTGGCCCGGCGGGCTGCTGCGCGTGGAGCGGTTCCAGCCGAAGGTGTTCGCGGATGTCGCCGACGACTCGTTGTTCGAGGTGGAGGCCCGCCGCTCCGGCCTGCGGGTCACGGTCGAATCCACGTGCACGATCCTCGAGATGCTCGAGCAGGCTGGTGTTCCCGTGCCGAGCTCGTGCCTCGAAGGCGTCTGTGGCACATGCGAGACGACGATCCTCGACGGCGAGGCCGAGCACCGCGACAGCATCCTCGCCCCCGACGAACGCGCCGCTAACGAGACCATGATGATCTGCGTCTCCCGGTCGAAGCTTCCCACCCTCGTCCTCGACATCTGATACCGGAGGCACAACCATGGACACTGGAACCGCGTACGGGCTTCGTCCCGGCTCGCCACTCAACGACCTCGCCCAGGTGGGCCCCGGAACGCCCTACGGCGAGGTGCTACGCCGCTACTGGCAGCCCATCGCGAAGGCCGAGGATGCGACGACCCGGCCCATCAATGTGAAGGTGCTGGGCGAGGAGCTCGT is a genomic window containing:
- a CDS encoding SDR family oxidoreductase, encoding MNVTQQIALVSGANRGIGRQFVLELLERGVGKVYATARRPETLDFDDARVVPLHLDLLDHASVIAAAEAAPDVTLLINSAGISSGAQLVTSDLAEIRREMDTHFWGTLDVIRAFSPVLATNGGGAIVNVLSALSWFASPGAGAYAAAKAAEWNMTNGVRLELASQGTLVQGVLLGAADTDMMDGYDGPKIDAREVPRAAFDGLARGEIEVIVDDWTAMVKASASGDPAPFYEKITALLG
- a CDS encoding recombinase family protein; this translates as MDGIQIGYARVSTTDQDLTAQRDALLRLGVHDTHIYVDHGMTGANRARPGLREALAAVRSGDTLVVTKLDRLARSLRDAREIADELTSKDVALSLGGNRYDPTDPVGRLLFNVLAMVAEFERDLISMRTREGMAVARAKGRLKGKQPKLSKTQRALLFEVHDRGDYTQSEIAELFSVSRATVYRELQHRREKFLASCEAHIF
- a CDS encoding MerR family transcriptional regulator, whose product is MPVRIGEVARQAGVSARALRYYEEQGLLSSERTDSGQRIYPASAVERVRLIQQLFTAGLPSRTILRLMPCIEAGQASPDVFELMAQERERITTAMVELAAARDALDRLITIANDPTPEHCPALREPAWAPYEPDGPAPSRARLVG
- the kdpC gene encoding K(+)-transporting ATPase subunit C, whose product is MNTSTRSTARTVGVAVRAMALFTVLFGLGYTAVLTVVGQLALPAQANGSLLTDSEGAPVGSSLIGQGFTDADGVPLPHYFQSRPSAAGDGYDAGASSGSNLGPENDDLIAAIAERRDQVAAFNGVAPDDVPADAVTASSSGLDPHISPAYAEIQIERVAAERGIPVAELRALVGEHTDGPQLGYLGDATVNVLELNVALDQR
- a CDS encoding histidinol-phosphate transaminase; amino-acid sequence: MSGALRMRKGLDDVPAYKQGRPASVLEGEESFKISSNENPYPPLPAVVDAVAATLTGMNRYPEFAATALTARVAARFDVAPENIVFGAGSVEVVSQLIRATSAPGNEVVFAWRSFEAYPMLVRTAGAVPVEVPLNADHGHDLDAMLTAVTERTSLIMVCNPNNPTGTTVGAEELTAFLDAVPAHVTVLLDEAYVHFNRRPDTAVGIAAFRAHPNVVVAHTFSKAYGLAGMRVGYAIAPALLVAAMRKMAIPFGVTTPAQIAALASLEAEDELQVRVDALIGERERIVAALSAQGWQLPETETNFLWFPLGDDTTAALEVFEAHGLSVRGFAGEGLRATIAETQANNRLLDTAAELVSRGLTGGCTVAAAS
- a CDS encoding response regulator, with the protein product MRILIADDDPQILRALRITLTAKGYDVTTALDGRQAIAAAVDHRPDILILDLGMPQLDGIEVIHAVRGWSAAPILVVSGRAGAADKVEALDAGADDYITKPFAVEELLARIRALTRRVPHDDASPVVRLGDVTIDLAAHSVVRTTPDGDRQIRLTPTEWQFIEILIRNAGKLVTRQTVLRTIWGTDHAEDTGYLRLYVSQLRKKLEPDPSAPRYLLTEPGMGYRLDGVG
- a CDS encoding sensor histidine kinase, producing the protein MTRRGRLRVLLGAAPGVGKTVTMLEEGRRLRDEGRDVVIGIVETHGRAATAAMTEGMPAVPRARVIHRGVALEEMDLDAVLQRMPQVALVDELAHTNAPGSRNAKRWQDVEELLARGIDVISTLNIQHIESLNDVVEQITGVPQRETIPDSFLRSADQIEVVDLAPQALRDRLAVGAVYPAERIDAALSNYFRLGNLTALRELALLWLADEVDQALQGYRQAHGIDSRWEARERVVVALTGGPEGETLLRRGARIAARSAGGELLAVHVTSQDGLRSGSPAALAAQRALVEKLNGTYHQVVGEDVPTALVEFARSVNATQLVLGASRRGRLAALLTGPGIGATVVRESGDIDVHMVNHAAAGRSPALPPLTGALTAKRRLLGFVVALVAGPLLSALLSLFRSVDSITTDVLSFQLLVVVVALVGGLWPALFAAVLSGITLDFLFIEPLYTVHIHEPHHLLALVLYVVIASLVSFIVDRAARYTRAARRSAAESELIQTIAGSVLRGENAIQALVDRIREAFQLPGVRLVVDGEVVARAGEPLPDGRFTGIPLSDDAMLELHGADLAASERRLLAVVTAQLSAALQTERLEKTAQQIEPIAASDRVRGALLSALSHDLRRPLAAASAAVGGLRAAGPELAADDRQELLDTADESLTALGTLLTDLLDVSRLQTGVLTIADLATDPAEAIAPALDELQLGPADVTLALQHGDAVAHADPVLLQRVLVNLLANAHRYAPAGVPVHVSTSTFGDRLEIRIVDRGPGVPAEKKDDIFVPFQRLGDTDNSSGLGLGLALSRGFVEAMRGTLTSEDTPGGGLTMVISLRAASEANAAANVAAHERERT